Proteins found in one Bremerella volcania genomic segment:
- a CDS encoding DUF3592 domain-containing protein — protein MSKLFTSLFVLVFVGFGVGFLGYGIYQLDQASRTTRWPAVRGEVLECQLRSHTSDHKETWACHVKYAYDVDGRSYEGDRIAYGYNGTNNKSMHSDLKQKLSRSRYVRVYFDPQNPSESTLATGIHRSAYLPVLFGGAWLAFCGGILALVFLGGSHKNLPERLARLNHRSLSLVR, from the coding sequence ATGTCGAAACTCTTTACGTCCCTGTTCGTGTTGGTCTTCGTCGGTTTCGGCGTGGGCTTTCTCGGCTATGGGATCTACCAACTCGACCAGGCCAGCCGAACCACCCGGTGGCCGGCCGTGCGCGGCGAAGTGCTCGAGTGCCAACTGCGCTCGCACACCAGCGACCATAAGGAAACGTGGGCCTGCCATGTGAAATATGCCTACGACGTCGATGGGCGGTCCTACGAAGGGGACCGCATCGCCTACGGCTACAACGGCACCAACAACAAGAGCATGCACTCAGACTTAAAGCAGAAGCTCAGTCGATCGCGCTACGTTCGCGTCTATTTCGACCCGCAAAACCCGAGCGAAAGTACCTTGGCGACCGGCATCCATCGAAGTGCTTACCTGCCGGTTCTCTTCGGCGGTGCCTGGCTGGCGTTTTGCGGCGGCATCTTGGCGTTGGTTTTCCTTGGGGGTTCTCACAAGAACCTTCCCGAGCGTCTGGCTCGGCTGAATCACCGCTCCCTGAGTCTCGTTCGCTGA
- a CDS encoding DUF3592 domain-containing protein — protein sequence MSKEIIALLVMGGFNLIGVVIVGYGLRDLYRAWRSSSWEKVSGRLIEASIEETTRKSSKSSRRVYEVKATYEYDVCGRSYQGNRISQSYIPTHERAEHDLLLDTLNSIPSLNVYYDPLHPEKCTLVPGVDGGTFTLLALGIMWLAVTVGITGMILLIQGGDPQLIQSISIG from the coding sequence ATGTCGAAAGAAATCATTGCGCTGCTGGTGATGGGGGGCTTTAACCTGATCGGGGTGGTGATCGTCGGCTATGGCCTGCGAGACCTCTACCGCGCGTGGCGAAGCAGCTCGTGGGAGAAAGTCTCGGGGCGACTGATCGAAGCCAGCATTGAAGAAACCACGCGAAAAAGCAGCAAATCGAGTCGCCGCGTGTATGAGGTCAAAGCGACCTACGAGTACGACGTTTGCGGACGCTCGTACCAAGGCAATCGCATCTCGCAGAGCTATATCCCAACCCATGAGCGGGCCGAGCACGATCTGCTGCTCGATACGCTGAATTCGATCCCCAGCTTGAATGTCTATTACGACCCCCTTCACCCCGAGAAATGCACCTTGGTACCCGGCGTCGATGGGGGGACGTTCACGCTTTTGGCCCTGGGTATCATGTGGCTGGCCGTCACGGTTGGCATCACGGGGATGATCCTCTTGATTCAAGGGGGCGACCCACAGTTGATTCAGAGTATTTCGATAGGGTAA
- a CDS encoding universal stress protein, translated as MIRSALIALDNSPSSKTALDMAISFCQRYADRNEGKTDFIHLSGVAVVDIPGIKAPTSLPIGAGAYKKHRDDTLISEAKERAEEILGEFEARCNEAKIPHTSIESEGLPYEQIERHALRHDVILIGRDTNFHYETSEDVGATVRKLLVDNARPVIVYPQKMPDNHRVVIAYDGSATAAHALQMWTLLEIRGPQTEVHVVSISDAEEKAMPRLEEAAQFLKFHGIDSQLHYVPKERRVVEMLAEKVKELSPRMVVLGAYGRGGFKETIFGSSTNKMLETANCPLFLYK; from the coding sequence ATGATTCGCAGCGCACTTATTGCCCTGGACAATTCTCCCTCCAGCAAGACCGCTTTAGACATGGCAATCTCCTTCTGCCAGCGCTATGCGGACCGCAACGAAGGCAAGACCGACTTCATTCATCTGTCCGGCGTCGCCGTGGTCGATATTCCTGGCATCAAAGCGCCGACCAGCTTGCCCATCGGTGCCGGTGCCTATAAGAAGCATCGTGACGACACGCTGATTTCCGAAGCGAAAGAGCGTGCCGAAGAGATCCTGGGCGAATTTGAAGCTCGCTGCAACGAAGCGAAGATCCCCCACACTTCGATCGAAAGCGAAGGGCTGCCGTACGAACAGATCGAACGCCATGCGTTGCGTCACGACGTGATTCTGATCGGCCGCGATACCAATTTCCATTACGAAACCAGTGAAGACGTCGGCGCGACGGTTCGTAAGCTGTTGGTCGACAACGCCCGGCCGGTGATCGTCTATCCGCAGAAAATGCCGGACAACCATCGAGTCGTGATCGCCTACGACGGCAGTGCCACCGCGGCGCACGCCCTGCAAATGTGGACTCTCTTGGAGATCCGCGGCCCGCAAACCGAAGTTCACGTGGTGAGCATCTCCGACGCGGAAGAAAAGGCGATGCCCCGCCTGGAAGAAGCGGCCCAGTTCCTGAAGTTCCACGGCATCGATTCGCAGCTGCACTACGTGCCCAAGGAACGCCGCGTGGTGGAAATGCTGGCCGAAAAGGTCAAGGAACTAAGTCCGCGGATGGTGGTCCTGGGTGCATACGGCCGTGGCGGATTCAAGGAAACGATTTTCGGGTCCTCGACCAACAAGATGCTGGAAACGGCCAATTGCCCGCTTTTCCTCTACAAGTAA